Proteins co-encoded in one Haloarcula pelagica genomic window:
- a CDS encoding uracil-DNA glycosylase has translation MERMDGLDVVACERCPELCASRSRIVNGVGPADADLLFVGEAPGANEDEQGEPFVGRSGDVLDETLREVGLDRADVRITNCVRCRPPDNRDPHVEERENCREYLDHEIDAVDPEVVVTLGKVPAEHLLGRDVAVTGEAGEVYDVAIEGTPQRVLVCVHPAATLYDPSQKETFASTLEKAAEFTDGESGQKRLGDF, from the coding sequence ATGGAACGGATGGACGGGCTCGATGTCGTCGCCTGCGAGCGCTGCCCGGAGCTGTGTGCGTCGCGCTCGCGGATCGTCAACGGCGTCGGCCCGGCGGACGCCGACCTCCTGTTCGTCGGCGAGGCGCCCGGGGCCAACGAGGACGAACAGGGCGAACCGTTCGTCGGCCGCAGCGGCGACGTGTTAGACGAGACGCTCCGGGAGGTCGGCCTGGACCGGGCCGACGTACGCATCACGAACTGCGTGCGCTGTCGCCCGCCGGACAACAGGGACCCCCACGTCGAGGAACGGGAGAACTGCCGGGAGTACCTCGACCACGAGATCGACGCCGTCGACCCCGAGGTCGTCGTCACGCTCGGGAAGGTCCCGGCCGAACACCTCCTCGGGCGGGACGTGGCGGTCACCGGCGAGGCCGGCGAGGTGTACGACGTGGCCATCGAGGGGACGCCCCAGCGCGTGCTGGTCTGTGTCCACCCGGCGGCGACGCTGTACGATCCAAGCCAGAAAGAGACGTTCGCGTCGACACTGGAGAAAGCCGCCGAGTTCACCGACGGCGAGAGCGGCCAGAAGCGGCTGGGTGACTTCTAG
- a CDS encoding 50S ribosomal protein L40e, with product MASFEEASERLLNKQICMRCNARNPQRAQQCRKCGYGKLRPKAKEPRSA from the coding sequence ATGGCTAGCTTCGAAGAAGCGTCAGAGCGACTCCTCAACAAACAGATCTGTATGCGCTGTAACGCCCGGAACCCCCAGCGAGCACAGCAGTGCCGGAAGTGTGGCTACGGCAAGCTGCGCCCGAAGGCCAAGGAACCCCGGTCCGCATAA
- a CDS encoding DUF5786 family protein translates to MGFGSYDESEQDNQEYDTDFDDDDGLDTEDNTHEGDVEYEFTASNDELLDRLEDIKETEKNT, encoded by the coding sequence ATGGGGTTCGGGAGCTACGACGAATCAGAACAAGACAATCAGGAGTACGACACAGACTTCGACGACGACGATGGACTCGACACGGAGGACAACACCCACGAGGGTGATGTCGAGTACGAGTTCACCGCGTCGAACGACGAACTACTCGATCGCCTGGAAGACATCAAGGAGACCGAGAAAAACACGTGA
- a CDS encoding extracellular solute-binding protein, translating into MADESSARSTVTRRTFVAALAAGTAGCGRFGSREGSQSTPTDTAWSTPTDDAEPTGTVTGTSTPDGRTVVWNVASHLDDGGPSAIRDALREAGGLADGITVRITEPTYDTVTRLSRLKQRLAGGESRPDLFTISYRDLPVLRDLGYLRPVSALAPDAARAADSHLGPIRRASESVDGDTLFGLPLFVDLPTVMYRRDLAEAAGYSPGTDGWATEPMSWREWSQVIADVRDHAGVDYGFTTQWDRYIGTACCSFNEVLSSWGGAYFGGRETLFGPVGQRPVTVDEAPVVESLRMMQRFVDGTSVEGFEGYAPDIAPAAVLDWTEEPSREPVAAGRAVAHRNWPYALRRMGGPDGPFGRDLGAMPLPYARASSDAQAPAADGTTAALGGFVVAVNPHSDRHEAVRAVLDAMAEPAFLRFYAAFAGTFPPDLSLWADGLGSVPDRYLPTLRVAAENAVSQPATRVWSRQARAVADRANAAVAGEQSAAAAMAELAETLSTIEREA; encoded by the coding sequence ATGGCCGACGAGTCGTCCGCCCGATCGACTGTCACCCGCCGTACGTTCGTCGCTGCCCTGGCGGCGGGCACTGCGGGCTGTGGCCGGTTCGGATCCCGGGAGGGGAGCCAGTCGACGCCGACGGACACGGCGTGGTCGACCCCGACGGACGACGCGGAGCCGACCGGGACGGTCACGGGCACCTCGACGCCCGACGGTCGGACGGTCGTCTGGAACGTGGCGAGCCACCTCGACGACGGGGGGCCGTCGGCGATCCGGGACGCGCTCCGCGAAGCGGGCGGGCTGGCGGACGGGATCACCGTCCGGATCACCGAGCCCACCTACGACACGGTGACGCGGCTCTCGCGGCTCAAACAGCGCCTCGCCGGCGGCGAGTCCCGGCCGGACCTGTTCACGATCAGCTACCGCGACCTCCCGGTGTTGCGCGACCTGGGTTACCTCCGGCCCGTCTCCGCGCTGGCCCCCGACGCCGCCCGGGCGGCCGACAGCCATCTCGGCCCGATCCGCCGAGCCAGCGAGTCCGTCGACGGGGACACACTGTTCGGCCTCCCGCTGTTCGTCGACCTGCCGACGGTCATGTACCGTCGAGATCTGGCCGAAGCGGCCGGCTACAGCCCCGGCACAGACGGGTGGGCGACCGAGCCGATGTCCTGGCGGGAGTGGTCCCAGGTGATCGCGGACGTTCGGGACCACGCCGGGGTCGACTACGGCTTCACGACCCAGTGGGACCGCTACATCGGCACCGCTTGCTGTTCGTTCAACGAAGTGCTGTCGTCGTGGGGCGGCGCGTACTTCGGCGGCCGCGAGACCCTCTTTGGCCCCGTCGGACAGCGCCCGGTTACCGTCGACGAGGCTCCCGTCGTCGAGAGCCTCCGGATGATGCAGCGGTTCGTCGACGGCACCAGCGTCGAAGGGTTCGAGGGATACGCACCGGACATCGCGCCCGCAGCCGTCCTCGACTGGACCGAAGAACCCTCGCGGGAGCCGGTCGCCGCGGGCCGGGCCGTCGCCCACCGGAACTGGCCGTACGCGCTCCGCAGGATGGGCGGGCCGGACGGCCCCTTCGGCCGGGACCTGGGCGCGATGCCGCTGCCCTACGCCCGCGCGTCGAGCGACGCACAGGCGCCGGCAGCAGACGGGACGACGGCCGCGCTGGGCGGGTTCGTCGTCGCGGTGAACCCACACAGCGACCGCCACGAGGCCGTCCGTGCGGTGCTCGACGCGATGGCCGAACCGGCGTTCCTGCGGTTCTACGCCGCGTTCGCCGGAACTTTCCCGCCGGACCTGTCGCTGTGGGCCGACGGGCTCGGCAGCGTCCCCGACCGGTATCTCCCGACGCTGCGGGTCGCCGCCGAGAACGCCGTCTCCCAGCCCGCCACACGGGTCTGGTCCCGGCAGGCCCGCGCGGTCGCCGACCGGGCCAACGCCGCCGTCGCGGGCGAGCAGTCCGCCGCGGCGGCGATGGCGGAACTCGCCGAGACGCTGTCGACCATCGAGCGCGAGGCCTGA
- a CDS encoding PhnE/PtxC family ABC transporter permease, whose protein sequence is MSTEPITAQLNSLRRTRRARQVGTLLLILGIVVVTYLGLGFVQFDIGEIQSGVPAFIEFIFAFFPPNFESLTLYTKNNAITGLSAIGASLATPGTFVETLASPRLTLVKAAVVTLLLGFLGTVLGFLPALVLGVLGSEQVTPFPFNFIFRGTMSAIRAIPAIVWIFLFIPFGPPSQATAVLAIATDTIGNLGRLFTDELEEVEEGPIEAIQSTGASRTQTVGFGMLSQVSRSFIAWTLYILEINTRIAISLGVVGAGGLGLYIRNQQDLLQFQNTAAGIVMVFIVVLSIELLSSRIRARLRPGEHESKGFVEGLRDLLNAEKWIGRTEKN, encoded by the coding sequence GTGAGCACCGAACCGATCACGGCACAGCTCAACTCGCTCCGGCGCACCCGACGGGCCCGGCAGGTCGGGACGCTCCTCCTGATACTCGGGATCGTCGTGGTCACGTACCTGGGGCTCGGGTTCGTCCAGTTCGATATCGGCGAGATCCAGAGCGGCGTCCCGGCGTTCATCGAGTTCATCTTCGCCTTCTTCCCGCCGAACTTCGAGTCGCTGACGCTGTACACGAAGAACAACGCGATCACGGGTCTCTCGGCGATCGGTGCGAGCCTCGCCACCCCCGGAACCTTCGTCGAGACGCTCGCGTCGCCGCGGCTGACCCTCGTGAAAGCCGCGGTCGTGACTCTCCTGCTTGGCTTCCTCGGGACGGTACTGGGCTTCCTGCCCGCGCTCGTCCTGGGCGTGCTGGGCAGCGAGCAGGTGACGCCGTTCCCCTTCAACTTCATCTTCCGCGGGACGATGAGCGCCATCCGCGCGATCCCCGCGATCGTCTGGATCTTCCTCTTTATCCCGTTTGGCCCGCCGAGCCAGGCGACCGCCGTGCTGGCGATCGCCACCGACACGATCGGTAACCTCGGTCGGCTCTTTACCGACGAACTCGAAGAGGTCGAGGAAGGCCCCATCGAGGCCATCCAGTCGACCGGGGCCTCCCGGACCCAGACCGTCGGCTTCGGGATGTTGAGCCAGGTCTCCCGTTCCTTTATCGCCTGGACGCTGTACATCCTGGAGATCAACACCCGCATCGCCATCTCGCTGGGTGTCGTCGGCGCCGGCGGCCTGGGGCTGTACATCCGGAACCAGCAGGACCTCCTCCAGTTCCAGAATACCGCTGCGGGCATCGTCATGGTGTTCATCGTCGTCCTCTCGATCGAACTGCTCTCCTCGCGAATTCGTGCCCGCCTGCGCCCCGGCGAACACGAGAGCAAGGGCTTCGTCGAGGGGCTGCGTGACCTGCTGAACGCCGAGAAGTGGATCGGCCGGACCGAGAAGAACTAG
- a CDS encoding histidine kinase N-terminal 7TM domain-containing protein — translation MHLQLSVYSLLLFGATGLVLVAAYVGAKHRQAPGTRAFVVFMLFVAIWAGSYGTQLLFSSLERQLFWDSVQYFGGLLTPVAFGVFVLSYVGSADRLTPARLGAGVALPLAVSVAVWIPGLRWLVRRDATIETVGGVAVAHITHGPLFQAAVGYSYLVILGGLGLLVLTTFRTRQLYQQQTALVTAAAVVPFAGSVVTYVLDLTVVDYTPVGLAVFGVSFAVALTRYRLLDVYPVPRNRIIRHLDSGIVVTDTTGRVLDSNPAAARMLDVTDPVGRDLATLDSAAAAEMAEMAPGATRVIAMEGDDERYFECDKSLLTTSGGFDETELYILSEVTDRYHSRQTLEERNERLDSFAQVLSHDLRNPLSVATGATELARDEPDPEHFTRVQDAHERMDEIIENMLTLARSGQSIEERERVGLRAVTEDAWSLVSTRNGTLVVDETTPIDADPQRLQQLFENLFRNSVEHGSTGSRPGADDSVEHGSTSNRTESDDSVEHGSTGSRPGADDSVEHDGGVTVRVGPTESGFYVADDGPGIPPDSREEIFTSGVSSTADGTGVGLAIVQTIVDAHGWSITVTESDAGGARFEITT, via the coding sequence GTGCATCTGCAACTCTCCGTATACTCTCTCCTCCTGTTCGGTGCGACGGGACTCGTGCTCGTGGCCGCGTACGTCGGGGCCAAGCACCGACAGGCCCCGGGCACCCGCGCGTTCGTGGTCTTCATGCTGTTCGTCGCGATCTGGGCCGGGAGTTACGGGACACAGCTGTTGTTCTCCTCGCTGGAGCGACAGCTGTTCTGGGACAGCGTGCAGTACTTCGGCGGCCTCTTGACGCCCGTCGCGTTCGGCGTGTTCGTGCTGTCCTACGTCGGCAGCGCCGACCGCCTCACGCCCGCCCGACTCGGGGCTGGCGTGGCCCTCCCACTCGCCGTCTCGGTCGCCGTCTGGATCCCGGGGCTGCGCTGGCTCGTCCGGCGGGACGCGACCATCGAGACCGTCGGCGGGGTCGCGGTCGCACACATCACCCACGGGCCGCTGTTCCAGGCCGCCGTCGGCTACAGTTACCTCGTCATCCTGGGCGGACTCGGCCTGCTGGTCCTGACGACGTTCAGAACCCGACAGCTCTACCAGCAACAGACGGCACTCGTCACCGCCGCGGCGGTCGTCCCGTTCGCGGGCAGCGTGGTCACCTACGTGCTGGATCTGACCGTCGTCGACTACACCCCGGTCGGGCTCGCGGTGTTCGGGGTCAGTTTCGCCGTCGCGCTCACTCGATACCGGCTGCTGGATGTCTATCCGGTCCCGCGAAACCGGATCATCAGACACCTCGACAGCGGCATCGTCGTCACCGACACGACCGGGCGGGTCCTCGATAGCAACCCGGCCGCGGCGCGGATGCTGGACGTGACCGACCCCGTCGGTCGGGACCTGGCGACGCTGGACTCGGCGGCGGCCGCGGAGATGGCGGAGATGGCACCCGGGGCGACCCGTGTGATCGCCATGGAGGGCGACGACGAGCGGTACTTCGAGTGTGACAAGTCGCTGCTGACGACCTCGGGCGGGTTCGACGAGACGGAGCTGTACATCCTCTCGGAGGTCACCGACCGGTACCACAGCCGCCAGACCTTAGAGGAGCGAAACGAACGGCTCGACAGTTTCGCACAGGTGCTCTCACACGATCTCAGGAACCCCCTGTCTGTCGCGACCGGGGCGACCGAACTGGCCCGGGACGAACCCGACCCCGAACATTTCACGCGGGTACAGGACGCCCACGAGCGGATGGACGAGATCATCGAGAACATGCTCACGCTCGCCCGGAGCGGGCAGTCGATCGAGGAGCGCGAGCGCGTCGGGCTCCGGGCGGTCACCGAGGACGCGTGGTCGCTCGTCAGCACCCGGAACGGTACCCTCGTCGTCGACGAGACGACGCCGATCGACGCGGACCCACAGCGGCTTCAGCAACTGTTCGAGAACCTGTTTCGGAACAGCGTGGAGCACGGCTCCACGGGCAGTCGGCCGGGGGCCGACGACAGCGTCGAACACGGTTCGACGAGCAATCGGACGGAGTCCGATGACAGCGTGGAGCACGGCTCCACGGGCAGTCGGCCGGGGGCCGACGACAGCGTCGAACACGACGGGGGCGTCACGGTCCGCGTCGGGCCGACGGAGAGCGGGTTCTACGTCGCCGACGACGGCCCCGGGATCCCGCCGGACAGTCGCGAGGAGATCTTCACCTCGGGTGTCTCCTCGACGGCGGACGGGACCGGCGTCGGCCTCGCGATCGTCCAGACGATCGTCGACGCCCACGGCTGGTCGATCACCGTGACCGAGAGCGACGCGGGTGGCGCGCGCTTCGAGATCACCACCTGA
- a CDS encoding MBL fold metallo-hydrolase produces MEVHTVTADAETFTCNAYLATGDRTTLVDAGAYEGVVDAIREHTDTLDAVVLTHQHGDHVEQLDAVLDAFDAEVYAYADHARRDHAIADGDTVLVGDEDCEVVYTPGHADDHVSLVSAASLFSGDVVVHDDGAFEGGSFGRTDYPGQSRERLIESIRDLLDRMPDGVEHMYSGHGSVFHGDVRSIVERALERAERREPKYPDE; encoded by the coding sequence ATGGAGGTTCACACCGTCACCGCCGACGCCGAGACGTTCACGTGTAACGCCTACCTCGCGACCGGCGACCGGACGACGCTCGTCGACGCCGGCGCCTACGAGGGGGTCGTCGACGCCATCCGGGAACACACCGACACGCTCGACGCGGTCGTCCTGACCCACCAACACGGCGACCACGTCGAGCAACTCGACGCTGTCCTCGACGCCTTCGACGCCGAGGTGTACGCCTACGCGGACCACGCCCGGCGGGACCACGCCATCGCGGACGGCGACACGGTGCTGGTCGGCGACGAGGACTGCGAGGTCGTCTACACGCCGGGCCACGCCGACGACCATGTCTCGTTGGTCTCGGCGGCCTCGCTCTTTTCGGGCGACGTGGTCGTCCACGACGACGGCGCCTTCGAGGGCGGGTCGTTCGGCCGGACCGACTACCCCGGCCAGTCCCGCGAGCGACTCATCGAGAGCATCCGGGACCTGCTCGACCGCATGCCCGACGGCGTCGAACACATGTACTCGGGCCACGGGAGCGTCTTCCACGGCGACGTTCGAAGTATCGTCGAGCGGGCGCTCGAACGGGCCGAGCGGCGCGAACCGAAGTACCCGGACGAGTGA
- a CDS encoding ThuA domain-containing protein → MVSVTVWNEYVHEQEDEAVAEVYPDGIHATIADALADRGHETRTATLQEPEHGLTESVLDDTEVLTWWGHAAHDEVDDEIVERVAARVRDGMGLLVLHSAHASKPFQRLLGTPCDLTWREAGERERCWVVDPGHPITDGLDDSIVIEEAEMYGEPFGVPEPDRLVFTSWFEGGEVFRSGCCYRRGRGKVFYFRPGHETYPIYHRDDVQRVLGNAVEWAAPTEGADAHAGNRNVEPRESI, encoded by the coding sequence ATGGTATCCGTCACCGTCTGGAACGAGTACGTCCACGAACAGGAGGACGAAGCCGTCGCCGAGGTGTACCCCGACGGCATCCACGCGACGATCGCCGACGCGCTGGCCGACCGAGGCCACGAGACACGCACTGCGACCCTCCAGGAACCCGAGCACGGCCTCACCGAGAGCGTCCTCGACGACACCGAGGTGCTGACCTGGTGGGGCCACGCCGCCCACGACGAGGTCGACGACGAGATCGTCGAACGGGTCGCCGCCCGCGTCCGGGACGGGATGGGACTGCTCGTCCTCCACTCGGCACACGCCTCGAAGCCGTTCCAGCGCCTGCTGGGAACCCCCTGTGATCTGACCTGGCGGGAGGCCGGCGAGCGGGAACGCTGCTGGGTCGTCGACCCGGGACATCCGATCACCGACGGTCTGGACGACTCCATCGTCATCGAGGAGGCCGAGATGTACGGCGAGCCCTTCGGCGTCCCCGAACCCGACCGGCTCGTGTTCACCTCCTGGTTCGAGGGCGGCGAGGTGTTCCGCAGCGGCTGTTGTTACCGCCGGGGCCGCGGGAAGGTCTTCTACTTCCGGCCGGGCCACGAGACGTACCCGATCTACCACCGCGACGATGTCCAGCGCGTGCTCGGAAACGCCGTCGAGTGGGCCGCGCCGACAGAGGGCGCCGACGCCCACGCGGGCAACCGTAACGTCGAGCCACGCGAATCGATCTGA
- the phnD gene encoding phosphate/phosphite/phosphonate ABC transporter substrate-binding protein, with the protein MRKRRNFLKGIGALGAAGVVAGCSGDNSGDGGSGSSDGSGADGSSDGSSSDGESMDTETETDTPSGPEVTFGGNEELNFNLSPSVPQEDLYVQYAPLRDHLEEYITNNFDVPDALDAQMNVGSNYSAVIQALGQGTADLAETGPFAAAIGYQTDNSDIILQRYGYGGWTYKSIIATRNDSDISEVADLEGRSVAFSDPLSTSGFLYPTAAIQDAGIDVGNLPEGNGSQASFDPTFAGGHVQSYTLLEQGQVDAAAMGGFVRDTKTGPTPDDWQSVATTLHEDEGLPRAPIVVSSALDDDAQNAIQEAFLQASDTVFDGADAEDGTDDDLWFSKVREADVETYQGVLDVAESLGVGADFFGN; encoded by the coding sequence ATGCGAAAGCGGAGAAACTTCCTGAAAGGTATCGGGGCACTCGGGGCAGCCGGCGTCGTCGCCGGTTGTTCTGGTGACAATTCCGGCGACGGTGGGTCCGGCAGCAGCGACGGGAGCGGCGCTGATGGCTCCTCCGACGGGTCCTCTTCCGACGGCGAGAGCATGGACACCGAAACGGAGACGGACACGCCCTCCGGGCCGGAGGTCACGTTCGGTGGCAACGAGGAACTCAACTTCAACCTCTCACCGAGCGTCCCCCAGGAAGACCTCTACGTCCAGTACGCGCCGCTGCGGGACCACCTCGAAGAGTACATCACGAACAACTTCGACGTTCCGGACGCGCTCGACGCCCAGATGAACGTCGGCAGCAACTACAGCGCCGTCATCCAGGCGCTGGGGCAGGGGACGGCCGATCTGGCCGAGACCGGCCCGTTCGCGGCCGCCATCGGCTATCAGACCGACAACTCCGACATCATCCTCCAGCGCTACGGCTACGGCGGCTGGACCTACAAGAGTATCATCGCCACCCGCAACGACAGCGACATCAGCGAGGTCGCCGACCTCGAAGGCCGCAGCGTCGCCTTCAGCGACCCGCTCTCGACCAGCGGCTTCCTCTACCCGACCGCCGCGATCCAGGACGCTGGGATCGACGTGGGCAACCTCCCGGAGGGGAACGGCTCCCAGGCCAGTTTCGACCCGACGTTCGCCGGCGGCCACGTCCAGTCCTACACCCTGCTCGAGCAGGGGCAGGTCGACGCCGCCGCGATGGGCGGGTTCGTCCGTGACACCAAGACGGGCCCGACGCCCGACGACTGGCAGAGCGTCGCGACGACGCTCCACGAGGACGAGGGCCTCCCGCGTGCGCCGATCGTCGTCAGCAGTGCCCTCGACGACGACGCACAGAACGCGATCCAGGAGGCGTTCCTCCAGGCGTCCGACACCGTCTTCGACGGCGCGGACGCCGAGGACGGGACCGACGACGACCTCTGGTTCAGCAAGGTCCGCGAAGCGGATGTCGAGACCTACCAGGGTGTCCTCGACGTTGCAGAGTCCCTCGGCGTCGGTGCCGACTTCTTCGGCAACTAA
- a CDS encoding acyl-CoA thioesterase — protein MPTIEETHIVNRERVQPGDANNYESAHGGIVMKWMDEFGAMSAMRAARESCVTAQMSRVDFERPIPIGDNARIESYAYATGRTSVRVHIEVARENPHTGETERTTSAYATFVAIDEGKPTPVPELTAESEHSKRLRERALEDEP, from the coding sequence ATGCCGACCATCGAGGAGACACACATCGTCAACCGCGAACGGGTCCAGCCCGGTGACGCGAACAACTACGAGAGCGCCCACGGCGGGATCGTGATGAAGTGGATGGACGAGTTCGGCGCGATGTCTGCGATGCGGGCCGCCCGGGAGTCCTGTGTCACCGCACAGATGTCCCGAGTGGACTTCGAGCGCCCCATCCCGATCGGCGACAACGCACGGATCGAATCGTACGCGTACGCGACGGGCCGGACCAGCGTCCGGGTCCACATTGAGGTCGCCCGGGAGAACCCTCACACCGGCGAGACCGAGCGGACGACAAGCGCCTACGCCACCTTCGTCGCCATCGATGAGGGGAAGCCGACCCCGGTGCCCGAACTGACCGCCGAGAGCGAGCACTCGAAACGGCTCCGCGAGCGGGCGCTCGAAGACGAGCCGTAG
- a CDS encoding DUF99 family protein, which yields MKSGVRALGIAESYRESTSQLAGAVVRASRVVDGFVFGTCTVGGSDATAAVCEMVERLAREDIRYLLVAGVAPAWFNVFDLHELHDRTGLPTVSVTFEASPGLECAIREAFDDPEVVADRLATYRAQPDRRPVTVNDRPVYVRSVGLPDREAADVVRAFTPEGGRPEPLRVARLAARALDDAE from the coding sequence GTGAAATCGGGGGTCCGAGCCCTCGGGATCGCGGAGTCGTACCGGGAGTCGACCAGTCAGCTCGCAGGGGCCGTCGTCCGCGCCAGTCGGGTGGTGGACGGGTTCGTTTTCGGGACGTGTACCGTCGGCGGGAGCGACGCGACCGCCGCCGTCTGTGAGATGGTCGAGCGGCTGGCCCGCGAGGACATCCGCTATCTGCTCGTGGCCGGTGTCGCGCCGGCGTGGTTCAACGTCTTCGACCTGCACGAACTCCACGACCGGACGGGGCTGCCGACCGTCTCGGTGACCTTCGAGGCCTCGCCCGGTCTAGAGTGTGCGATCCGCGAGGCGTTCGACGACCCCGAAGTCGTCGCGGACCGCCTGGCGACGTACCGCGCCCAGCCAGACCGCCGCCCCGTCACCGTCAACGATCGGCCGGTGTACGTCCGCAGCGTTGGGCTCCCAGACCGTGAGGCGGCCGACGTGGTGCGGGCGTTCACCCCCGAAGGAGGCCGGCCGGAACCGCTCCGGGTGGCGCGATTGGCGGCCCGCGCCCTCGACGACGCCGAGTGA
- the phnC gene encoding phosphonate ABC transporter ATP-binding protein, whose amino-acid sequence MPAVSFDNVTKVYGEDTVALDGVDIDVEEGEFVILLGPSGAGKSTFLRVLNGLTQPTDGEVTIQGQSATSAREDVGMVFQEHYLIESQSAFQNALTGALSRNGLLRSFLTWHSESDKRTALEALDTVGLLHEAGQRAGSMSGGQKQRVGIARALVQQPDLLLADEPVASLDPKAARDVMRYMKQAASERNLTAITSLHQVNIAREFGDRFIGVRDGEIVFEGGREDLTMEIVDDIYYGDTDDDQQTSIGVDDTETASKPAVDGGESA is encoded by the coding sequence ATGCCCGCAGTTAGTTTCGACAACGTCACCAAGGTGTACGGCGAGGACACCGTCGCCCTCGACGGCGTCGATATCGATGTCGAGGAAGGCGAGTTCGTCATCCTGCTCGGTCCCTCGGGTGCGGGGAAGTCGACGTTCCTCCGTGTCCTGAACGGCCTCACACAGCCGACCGACGGGGAAGTGACCATCCAGGGCCAGTCGGCGACCAGCGCCCGCGAGGACGTTGGGATGGTGTTTCAGGAACACTACCTCATCGAGAGCCAGAGCGCCTTCCAGAACGCCCTGACCGGGGCGCTCTCCCGGAACGGCTTGCTCCGGAGCTTCCTCACCTGGCACAGCGAGAGCGACAAGCGCACCGCCCTGGAGGCGCTCGACACCGTGGGCCTGCTCCACGAGGCCGGCCAGCGGGCCGGATCGATGAGCGGCGGTCAGAAACAGCGTGTCGGCATCGCCCGGGCCCTGGTCCAGCAGCCGGACCTCCTGCTCGCGGACGAACCCGTCGCCAGCCTCGACCCGAAGGCGGCCCGCGACGTGATGCGCTACATGAAACAGGCCGCGAGCGAGCGCAACCTCACCGCCATCACGAGCCTCCACCAGGTCAACATCGCCCGGGAGTTCGGCGACCGCTTCATCGGCGTCCGCGACGGCGAGATCGTCTTCGAAGGGGGTCGAGAGGACCTGACGATGGAGATCGTCGACGACATCTACTACGGTGACACCGACGACGACCAACAGACCAGCATCGGCGTCGACGACACCGAGACGGCCTCCAAACCAGCCGTGGACGGGGGTGAGTCCGCGTGA
- the hisH gene encoding imidazole glycerol phosphate synthase subunit HisH — MSVRQTAAEVVVVDYGLGNLRSVTRGLERAGAEVTLTEDPASFDAADGIVLPGVGAFSEGMDNAGPFRDALVEQAAAGKPLFGICLGMQMLLTTSEEADHAGEGDAEGLDLIPGQNVRFSRDQTVPHMGWNQLDVQRDHPLVDGIDGEYAYFVHSYYAVPDDEESVVATTDYGVDFASVVANEAGNVFGTQFHPEKSGETGLQILRNFVDYCAEQR, encoded by the coding sequence ATGAGTGTCAGACAGACCGCCGCGGAGGTGGTGGTCGTCGACTACGGACTGGGGAACCTCCGGAGTGTCACCCGCGGACTCGAACGCGCGGGCGCCGAGGTGACACTCACCGAAGACCCCGCGTCGTTCGACGCCGCCGACGGGATCGTCCTGCCGGGCGTCGGGGCGTTCTCCGAGGGGATGGACAACGCCGGTCCGTTCCGGGACGCCCTGGTCGAACAGGCCGCCGCCGGCAAACCGCTCTTTGGCATCTGTCTCGGGATGCAGATGCTCTTGACCACGAGCGAGGAGGCCGACCACGCCGGCGAGGGCGACGCCGAGGGCCTGGACCTGATCCCCGGCCAGAACGTCCGCTTCAGCCGCGACCAGACCGTTCCTCACATGGGCTGGAACCAACTGGACGTCCAGCGAGATCACCCGCTGGTCGACGGGATAGACGGGGAGTACGCCTACTTCGTCCACTCCTACTACGCCGTGCCCGACGACGAGGAGTCGGTCGTCGCCACGACCGACTACGGCGTTGACTTCGCCTCGGTCGTCGCCAACGAGGCCGGCAACGTCTTCGGCACCCAGTTCCACCCCGAGAAATCGGGCGAGACCGGGCTCCAGATCCTGCGGAACTTCGTCGACTACTGCGCCGAGCAGCGGTAG